The Obesumbacterium proteus DNA window ACGCCAGCTAACATGACGACGCCTTTATCAGCCATCAAAAAACCAGCAATCAAGGCAAGCAGCGTACTTTTTCCCGCACCGCTCGGGCCCAAAATGGCCACGCGTTCTCCGGCAGAGATGCTAAGTGAAAAACGCATCGGCTGATGCTCATAGATATAAGTGAGATCGTTCAGCGTAATCATGATTTATCTCGCCCCGGAAGACGTTCCAGCAGAGTGAAAAGTAAGAAGCACAGGATCAGTAATAACAGCGCGGTGACCGCACCATCTTGGCTGCGATAGGCCCCGATTTGCTGATACAGGTAGAAAGGCAGCGTGCGGAATTGCTCGTTGCCAAACAGCGCAACTACGCCAAAATCGCCCAATGACAGCACGCAGGCAAACGCCATGGCTTGAGAGAGCGGGCGTTTAAGCGCACGCAGTTCAATCAGCCTTAATCGGTTGAATCCCTGAATTCGCAGCGACAGACAGAGCGGATTGTAGCGCTCGGCCAAATCGCGCATGGGGTTTTCTAACACTTTGAGCGCGTAAGGAATGGCCATTAACGCGTTGGTTAAAATCACCAGTCCGTAGGCCGATTGCGGAATACCAATGGTATCGGTGAGCAGTAAAAAGAAACCTGTTGCGAGCACGATACCGGGCATGGCTAATATCAGCATTCCGGTCAGTTCCATGCCTTGTCCTAGCCAGCGACGCTGGCGTAGCAGAAGTTCACGGCTGCTCCATAGCAGCATCATCGTCAGCGTTACGGCCAGCAGGCCTGCGCCTAACGCAATTTTGAGCGAGGTGAATGTGGCCTGCCATAGCACGGGCTGAGTCAGTACGCTGGCAAACGCATGATTTGCGCCGTCTGCTATCACCGCGAGCAGCGGGGGAAGAATAAGCAACAGCGCGCAGAAAATCACGCAGCTATCCAGCAACCGCGCCGCCACGTTATCGACGGGGTTACGCCATTTCAGCGCTCGCGTATGGCCGACAGGCAGAATGCCGCTAAGCTTTTGACTCAG harbors:
- the thiP gene encoding thiamine/thiamine pyrophosphate ABC transporter permease ThiP; the protein is MASRRQPLIPFWLIPGLFAAMVIIAIAAASFGSLWRHAPESDWRSLWQDDYLWHVIRFTFWQAFLSAVCSVLPAILLARALFRRRFLGRQLLLRLCAMTLVLPVLVAVFGILSVYGRQGWLAQICQFLGLDYTFSPYGLQGILLAHIFFNLPLAARLLLQALENIPTEQRQLAAQLGMSSWQQFRFVEWPYLRRQILPAGALIFMLCFASFATVLSLGGGPQATTIELAIYQALSYDYDLSRAALLAILQLLCCLGLVLLSQKLSGILPVGHTRALKWRNPVDNVAARLLDSCVIFCALLLILPPLLAVIADGANHAFASVLTQPVLWQATFTSLKIALGAGLLAVTLTMMLLWSSRELLLRQRRWLGQGMELTGMLILAMPGIVLATGFFLLLTDTIGIPQSAYGLVILTNALMAIPYALKVLENPMRDLAERYNPLCLSLRIQGFNRLRLIELRALKRPLSQAMAFACVLSLGDFGVVALFGNEQFRTLPFYLYQQIGAYRSQDGAVTALLLLILCFLLFTLLERLPGRDKS